GAGGTTATCAATATGGATTACCCCTACTCCCAGCAAGTCAACTAGTTACCTGTGTCCCAATTAGTTAAACCCTATGACAATCTGTTAATTCAGCCTTAAATAACTTTTAAAGTTTTGGAAATTCCCTCTGCGGAAAAATGAACAGTAACTAAGTTCACAACTTCTAGTGGGTTTTGGAAAGAAAATACCACCcccagaaaccaaaaaaaatgtacaaaagcCCCAAGTGATGCATGGGCAGATTGCCCTCTTGCAGGCTGTAAATACTATACTTAGTCAAACAATTTTTGGAAGTCAGTATCTAATTAGGGAATTCTGTACAATGCCAAATATCACAGCAATCATAGAAAAAGTATTCTGTGTTCGTGGAAATTAATCATCACAATTTTCTACATATATCACAAAGAATGGTGAGACCCTCTCTTGATCTTCCTACGGAAGGGCCTGCATGCCTCAATGCTGAGATCAACAGCTGCTGCAAGTGCCATGAAAATGGCAGCATCCTCCACACATGTTACATGTCGCATGGCCAGTTGTACCAATGGCTTGCCACTCTTCCCTTCCCCTTGCACTCTACAGCTCATGACAAAACCTCCGACAGCTAGAGCCAATGCTGCAAAGTCTCCACTGCTTTGTGGGCTTGGTATTGGACTTGCTGCTGCTGCTCGCATTTGTCTGTCAGTGTCTATGAAAAACTCCCCACCCTTTTCAGCATTGATAAAAATCTCAGACACAAGAAGCTCCCCTCCCTCTTGGCCGTCAGAAAGAAGGCGAAATCGACAGCAGACAGAATCTCTGATGCCACGTTCACGCCATGCCTCAAGCTTTCCCCATGGCTGCCAACTCTCAGGCCTGCAAACATCAGGGCGAACAATTAACCAAGCTCCTGGGTTGGACCTGGCCACCCAATCACAACCTGTTGCTGGCACAAATGGAGTTGTAATAAAGGCGGCAGCAACAGCCGAGCCGGAGAGATCATGTATCTTCACCTTCCACCccttcctttctcttctctctatctctagGTCAGAACCATCAGCAGAAGCTGACCAGTAAGTGCTCAATGGATCCACCTGGGGTACCCTGTCAATTCATTATCACTaatcactacaaaaaattaatggaaaacaaaaGTTCAACTTACTCAATTACATGACTAACAGAGAAATGGAAACAAGAAAACAGTATAAAAATCCTTTTCACACAGAATATTTGTCACAAAAAGCAAGAGACCCA
This genomic stretch from Castanea sativa cultivar Marrone di Chiusa Pesio chromosome 1, ASM4071231v1 harbors:
- the LOC142622377 gene encoding uncharacterized protein LOC142622377, which gives rise to MDPQAFIRLSIGSLWLRIPGAALNSVNSGIHAISSPCSCEIRLRGFPVQTTSVPLITSPEVTHDSHNIASSFYLEESDLKALLAPGCFYNSHSCLEIAVFSGRKGSHCGVGIKRQQIGTFKLEVGPEWGEGRPVILFNGWIGIGKIKQESGRPGAELHLRVKLDPDPRYVFKFEDLTRLSPQIVQLQGSIKQPIFSCKFSRERVPQVDPLSTYWSASADGSDLEIERRERKGWKVKIHDLSGSAVAAAFITTPFVPATGCDWVARSNPGAWLIVRPDVCRPESWQPWGKLEAWRERGIRDSVCCRFRLLSDGQEGGELLVSEIFINAEKGGEFFIDTDRQMRAAAASPIPSPQSSGDFAALALAVGGFVMSCRVQGEGKSGKPLVQLAMRHVTCVEDAAIFMALAAAVDLSIEACRPFRRKIKRGSHHSL